Proteins found in one Ferrimicrobium sp. genomic segment:
- a CDS encoding HepT-like ribonuclease domain-containing protein has product MSALRILLAHHYHRIDPNQVWAIARVPVPDLVITLRSKSS; this is encoded by the coding sequence ATATCTGCTCTACGCATATTGCTTGCGCATCACTACCATCGTATCGATCCTAACCAGGTATGGGCAATTGCTCGAGTCCCGGTCCCTGACTTGGTCATCACTCTGCGGAGCAAGAGTTCATGA